In Lewinellaceae bacterium, a single window of DNA contains:
- a CDS encoding beta-lactamase family protein has protein sequence MKKILFLTFVVTYFSISCRNHKSGDTENNPSGYADSLNLDLQSRFDTGLFPGFAVSIFSKDSIFYQKGFGYSNLETKTAYTPQTIQMIASLSKTFIGVALMKAIEKGKLKLDDDINGHLPFEVINPNYPDSAITIRHLAMHTSGINDAKNYDKSYLFDSALNKEDFPEEWHELIDQYNQNELMPMPEFLKSILSKEGQWYEAENFFNNPPGKVYEYSNIGATLLAFIVETATGEDYRAYTKRQILDPLKMMATSWEAPQKGNALHTVYYRSGLTPFPNYTMITYPDGGLYSSVSDLTRYLQEMIRGYHGEEAILRKTSFQAMMGRRPGEENFPDAICWDLSIPCCIGHAGNDFGTSTLMYFEPETGIGRILFANVSLEEEGQEEAFYGIFNDLFKYNFRKK, from the coding sequence ATGAAGAAAATACTGTTTTTGACTTTTGTCGTAACCTATTTTTCAATTTCCTGCCGGAATCACAAAAGTGGGGATACGGAAAATAACCCTTCCGGTTATGCCGATTCCTTAAACCTTGACCTGCAGAGCCGTTTCGACACAGGGTTGTTTCCCGGATTCGCCGTCTCCATCTTTTCGAAAGACAGCATTTTTTATCAGAAAGGATTCGGGTATTCGAACCTGGAAACTAAAACAGCCTATACACCCCAAACCATTCAAATGATCGCTTCCCTATCCAAAACTTTTATAGGGGTTGCGCTGATGAAAGCCATTGAGAAGGGTAAATTGAAGCTGGATGACGATATAAACGGCCACTTGCCCTTCGAAGTGATAAACCCGAATTACCCGGATTCGGCGATCACTATCCGGCACCTGGCGATGCACACTTCCGGCATCAACGATGCAAAAAACTACGACAAGTCCTACCTGTTTGATTCAGCATTAAATAAAGAAGACTTTCCCGAAGAATGGCATGAGCTGATCGATCAGTACAACCAGAACGAACTCATGCCGATGCCGGAATTCCTCAAAAGCATTCTCTCCAAAGAAGGGCAATGGTATGAGGCCGAAAACTTTTTCAACAATCCTCCGGGGAAAGTTTACGAGTACAGCAATATTGGAGCGACGCTCCTGGCCTTCATCGTCGAAACGGCAACCGGGGAAGATTACCGGGCCTATACCAAACGGCAAATTCTCGATCCCTTAAAAATGATGGCCACTTCCTGGGAAGCGCCGCAAAAAGGCAATGCATTACATACCGTTTATTACCGATCGGGCCTTACCCCATTCCCCAACTACACGATGATCACTTATCCGGATGGTGGCCTGTACAGTTCTGTTTCGGACCTGACCCGCTACCTTCAGGAAATGATCAGAGGCTACCATGGAGAGGAAGCTATTTTAAGGAAAACATCCTTTCAGGCCATGATGGGCCGGCGCCCAGGTGAAGAAAACTTTCCGGATGCGATATGCTGGGACCTGTCCATACCCTGTTGTATCGGGCATGCCGGAAATGATTTCGGGACATCGACTCTAATGTATTTCGAACCCGAAACCGGAATCGGCCGGATACTTTTTGCCAATGTCTCCCTGGAGGAAGAAGGCCAGGAAGAAGCATTCTATGGGATCTTCAACGACCTGTTCAAGTACAATTTTAGAAAAAAATAG
- a CDS encoding amino acid permease produces MNQNTEKMSFNATWSMAVGGMVGGGIFSVLGVIINTAGQWAWLSFIIAGLIALISAHSYSQLAIKYQEGGGAFTFLREINHKGLAGSLSWVLILGYILTVSVYAFTFGHYVAHVFEWGSWFPRVLAFSIIAILTLVNLRGVGDASRVEIITVWGKLFVLLGLSLFGIIQWNPEQLTAGIEAKPWYMAVIGAATIFMAYEGFQLLSYDYEDLKNPDKTLPRATISAVIAVIVIYVLVALGATMLVGAETLIQKEEVALSIAGKQALGTAGLILVTIAAAFSTGSAINATLFSTGRLMESVAEKKDLPHLFAKENQANIPYYAIMIIAGLAAALAAIGSLGALVDAASLIFLITFGTVNFIAFQQKVTYRALCLIGAGGCLAAILLSSYQQLLERPVPLMAILGLILLTLIGRPYLLKKMNSEG; encoded by the coding sequence ATGAACCAGAATACCGAAAAAATGAGTTTCAACGCCACCTGGTCCATGGCCGTAGGCGGCATGGTCGGCGGCGGGATATTTTCCGTCCTCGGCGTCATCATTAACACGGCGGGGCAATGGGCGTGGTTGAGCTTCATCATCGCCGGGCTGATCGCCCTGATTTCTGCCCACAGTTACAGCCAGCTGGCCATCAAATACCAGGAAGGCGGCGGGGCTTTTACTTTTTTGAGAGAGATCAACCACAAAGGCCTGGCCGGGAGCCTCTCCTGGGTTTTGATCCTGGGATACATCCTAACGGTATCCGTTTACGCATTTACTTTTGGCCATTACGTCGCCCATGTTTTCGAGTGGGGAAGCTGGTTCCCCAGGGTGCTGGCCTTCTCCATCATTGCCATCCTGACGTTGGTAAACCTGAGAGGCGTGGGAGACGCGTCGAGGGTAGAGATCATCACGGTTTGGGGAAAGTTGTTCGTTCTCCTGGGGCTGTCCCTTTTCGGAATCATCCAGTGGAACCCGGAACAGCTGACGGCGGGAATTGAGGCCAAACCCTGGTACATGGCAGTTATCGGGGCGGCAACCATCTTCATGGCCTACGAAGGGTTTCAATTGCTGTCGTATGATTATGAAGACCTGAAAAACCCGGACAAGACGCTGCCCAGAGCGACCATCTCCGCCGTCATCGCCGTCATCGTTATTTATGTATTGGTGGCGTTGGGCGCCACCATGCTGGTTGGCGCCGAGACATTAATCCAGAAAGAGGAAGTGGCCCTGTCGATTGCCGGCAAACAAGCCCTGGGGACGGCGGGATTGATCCTGGTCACCATCGCCGCCGCCTTTTCGACCGGCTCGGCCATCAACGCCACCCTGTTTTCGACCGGCAGGCTGATGGAAAGTGTTGCCGAAAAGAAGGATTTGCCCCACCTGTTCGCCAAAGAAAACCAGGCAAATATTCCCTACTACGCCATTATGATCATCGCCGGCCTGGCGGCAGCATTGGCTGCTATTGGCTCTTTGGGCGCATTGGTGGATGCGGCCAGCCTGATCTTCCTGATCACATTCGGCACCGTCAATTTTATTGCTTTTCAGCAAAAAGTAACCTACAGGGCCCTTTGCCTGATCGGCGCCGGCGGTTGCCTGGCGGCTATCCTGCTTTCGTCCTACCAGCAATTGCTGGAAAGGCCTGTACCTTTGATGGCCATCCTGGGCCTCATTTTATTGACTTTGATCGGGCGGCCTTACTTGTTGAAGAAAATGAATAGTGAGGGCTAG
- a CDS encoding peptidoglycan DD-metalloendopeptidase family protein, with protein sequence MIRTLLLFSALFFSATIIAQVNCDTILPPPSGSPYVLPYPPGKTYKVIQGNCPAIGGHANTFAYDFDTQTGDTIVACRQGVVIWVNEQYADNDWASGHENNVFVRHNDGTVIRYTHLQQNGALANANSAVSQGQPIGLSGSSGNTGGVPHLHLQAFRDGTSYDKWNAIPLNFSNTDGPVNGQNLLVSGQSYTALGDTPVDVHGLSGMEPAMVVFPNPAEGEIHLRATRPMREIRIVDSLGRLAFQQKMEGAGTREVYVDMSGKTGLFFLAANIEGRQVAQKILVR encoded by the coding sequence ATGATACGCACCTTGCTTCTCTTCAGCGCACTTTTCTTTTCTGCAACCATTATTGCCCAGGTCAATTGCGACACCATCCTGCCCCCGCCTTCCGGGTCGCCATACGTGCTGCCCTATCCGCCCGGCAAAACTTACAAGGTCATTCAGGGCAATTGCCCGGCCATTGGCGGGCATGCCAATACCTTTGCCTATGATTTTGACACTCAAACCGGCGACACCATCGTAGCCTGCCGGCAGGGAGTAGTGATCTGGGTGAACGAGCAGTATGCCGACAACGACTGGGCGAGCGGCCACGAGAACAACGTCTTTGTCCGCCACAACGACGGCACCGTCATCCGCTACACCCATCTGCAACAAAACGGCGCGCTGGCCAACGCCAATTCGGCGGTGTCCCAGGGGCAGCCCATCGGGCTTTCCGGCAGCAGCGGCAACACCGGCGGCGTGCCTCACCTCCACCTTCAGGCCTTCCGCGATGGGACGAGCTACGATAAGTGGAACGCCATCCCTCTCAATTTTTCCAACACCGATGGCCCGGTAAATGGGCAGAATCTGCTCGTGAGCGGCCAAAGCTATACCGCGCTGGGTGATACCCCGGTAGACGTTCACGGCCTCTCCGGCATGGAGCCGGCAATGGTGGTTTTCCCCAATCCGGCGGAAGGCGAAATCCACCTTCGCGCCACCCGGCCTATGCGGGAAATAAGGATTGTCGACTCACTCGGGCGCCTGGCCTTTCAGCAAAAAATGGAGGGCGCCGGCACACGCGAGGTTTATGTGGATATGAGCGGCAAAACCGGGCTGTTTTTCCTGGCGGCGAATATAGAAGGGCGGCAGGTGGCTCAGAAAATTTTGGTCCGGTAG
- a CDS encoding helix-turn-helix transcriptional regulator, giving the protein MLKTITWTTNHYTDSHQPHETDGLFYAQDLFRYRKLQSPLSIKFCLRGNLNYVSGSQRFSIPAGGFYLANKGAELECLPNEPGYQALILFFTGELMHDVHRAFHLGERQLLDVPYTDVEPVHFFEHTYCSPTPLTARLGAVARQMQVENESSYALAPDIFYELAEQLLSFQQNTAGRIERIGSQTPAVRRELYRRVLAAREFLYSHWEANPSLQEVARQACLSPYHFHRTFKAAFGCSPMRWFRRRKLGKARELLQSGQFSISEVALGCGYADLATFSKAFKREWGVSPSGAGSISSLLRG; this is encoded by the coding sequence ATGCTAAAAACCATCACCTGGACTACGAATCACTACACCGACAGCCATCAACCCCACGAGACCGACGGCCTGTTTTACGCGCAGGATCTGTTCCGCTACCGGAAACTCCAGTCGCCCCTTTCCATCAAGTTTTGCCTGAGGGGCAACTTGAACTACGTCTCCGGGAGCCAGCGTTTTTCAATCCCCGCCGGGGGCTTTTACCTCGCCAATAAAGGCGCCGAGTTGGAATGCCTGCCCAATGAACCCGGCTACCAGGCGCTGATCCTTTTTTTTACCGGGGAGTTGATGCACGACGTCCACCGCGCTTTCCACCTGGGGGAAAGGCAGTTGCTTGACGTTCCGTACACAGATGTCGAACCGGTTCATTTTTTCGAACACACCTACTGCTCCCCCACCCCGCTGACGGCCAGGCTAGGGGCCGTGGCGAGGCAGATGCAGGTTGAAAACGAGTCGAGCTATGCACTGGCGCCCGACATTTTCTATGAACTGGCGGAACAGTTGCTATCCTTTCAGCAGAATACCGCAGGCAGGATAGAGCGCATTGGCTCTCAAACGCCGGCCGTCCGCCGGGAGCTCTACCGCCGGGTGCTGGCTGCCCGTGAATTTCTGTACAGCCATTGGGAGGCCAACCCGTCCCTGCAGGAGGTTGCCCGGCAAGCCTGCTTGTCGCCCTACCATTTCCACCGAACCTTCAAAGCGGCCTTCGGCTGTTCGCCCATGCGCTGGTTTCGGCGAAGAAAACTGGGGAAGGCGCGGGAACTGCTGCAAAGCGGGCAGTTTTCCATATCTGAGGTGGCCTTAGGCTGCGGTTATGCGGACCTCGCCACTTTTTCCAAGGCGTTTAAACGGGAATGGGGGGTGAGCCCGTCGGGGGCAGGGTCGATCAGTTCTCTTCTCAGAGGATAA
- a CDS encoding Gfo/Idh/MocA family oxidoreductase yields the protein MSDKINRRNFLQKSAAIGAGLAAIPGATFAAPAISKNGKPRSKLNIGVIGAGLRGQDHIAMLLNRSDCEVPAICDIDQGMVDSSLALYEKKGKPQPKVYGPGERDYLKLLEDESIDAVLIATPWRWHSEMAVAAMKAGKYVGKEVCGAFSLDECWQLVNTHEETGTPLFFLENVCYRRDAMAVLNMVRQGLFGELIHLECGYQHDLRGVKFNDGKTPYDSGVEFGEKGFSEARWRTLHSVHRNGHLYPTHGIGPVAQYININRGNRFLTLTSTASKARGLHEYILNHPRGGSDHPNANVEFRLGDVVTTVIKATNGESIIISHDTNLPRPYALGFRVQGTKGLWMDVNQSIYLEGQSPVHQWAPAQPYLNQYDHPLWKKYASDAEGAGHGGMDWFLLNSFVQSGLSGAKPPIDVYDAATWMAITPLSEQSIAMGSQPAAFPDFTRGRWTEWENRFGEGGY from the coding sequence ATGAGCGACAAGATCAACCGCCGCAACTTCCTCCAAAAATCCGCCGCCATCGGCGCGGGCCTGGCAGCCATTCCCGGCGCTACCTTCGCCGCCCCCGCCATTTCCAAAAACGGCAAGCCTCGTTCTAAACTCAACATCGGCGTCATCGGCGCGGGGCTGCGCGGGCAGGATCACATCGCCATGCTGCTGAACCGCAGCGACTGCGAAGTGCCTGCCATCTGCGACATCGACCAGGGCATGGTGGACAGCTCGCTGGCCCTCTATGAGAAGAAGGGCAAGCCCCAGCCTAAGGTGTACGGCCCGGGAGAGCGCGACTACCTTAAACTGCTGGAAGACGAGTCCATCGACGCCGTCCTCATCGCCACGCCCTGGCGCTGGCATTCGGAGATGGCCGTGGCAGCGATGAAGGCAGGCAAATACGTGGGCAAAGAAGTCTGTGGCGCCTTTTCCCTGGACGAATGCTGGCAACTGGTGAACACCCACGAGGAAACCGGCACGCCCTTGTTCTTCCTGGAGAACGTCTGCTACCGCCGGGATGCGATGGCGGTGCTCAATATGGTGCGGCAGGGTTTGTTCGGCGAGCTCATCCACCTGGAATGCGGCTACCAGCACGACCTGCGGGGCGTGAAGTTCAACGACGGCAAAACGCCCTACGACAGCGGCGTGGAGTTCGGCGAGAAAGGCTTTTCGGAAGCCCGATGGCGAACCCTGCATTCCGTGCACCGCAACGGCCACCTCTACCCTACCCACGGCATCGGCCCGGTGGCGCAGTACATCAACATCAACCGGGGCAACCGCTTCCTGACGTTGACATCGACTGCCAGCAAGGCGAGAGGGCTGCACGAATACATCCTCAACCATCCCAGGGGCGGCTCGGATCACCCCAACGCCAACGTAGAATTCCGCCTGGGCGACGTAGTTACCACCGTCATCAAAGCCACCAATGGAGAGAGCATCATCATCAGCCACGACACCAACCTGCCGCGCCCTTACGCTTTGGGGTTCCGCGTGCAGGGAACCAAAGGGCTGTGGATGGACGTCAACCAGTCCATCTACCTGGAAGGGCAGAGCCCCGTACACCAATGGGCGCCTGCCCAGCCTTACCTGAACCAGTACGATCACCCGCTCTGGAAAAAGTACGCTTCCGACGCGGAAGGCGCCGGCCACGGCGGCATGGACTGGTTTTTGCTCAACAGCTTCGTGCAGAGCGGGCTAAGCGGGGCTAAGCCGCCCATCGACGTGTACGACGCCGCCACCTGGATGGCCATCACCCCGCTGAGCGAGCAGTCCATCGCCATGGGCAGCCAGCCGGCGGCGTTTCCGGACTTTACGAGGGGGAGGTGGACGGAGTGGGAAAATCGGTTTGGGGAAGGGGGGTATTAG
- a CDS encoding ROK family protein has translation MSENTTKGLAIGVDIGGGHILSAAVDIAGKIILEDSRSYVHVNNKGSLEEIMQAWARCINQSLSGIGPSRINGIGFAMPGPFNYRTGMAMFEGNDKYEALYEVSIADELKPWLNLGQEVELRFMNDATSFAVGCAWAGEASKYERAVALTLGTGMGSAFIEKGIPIVNRADVAPHGSLWHLPVREGIADDYFSTRWFVKNYNARFGASETGVKAIAEAARAEPEARALFVEFGRNLGNFLAPWLKKFSAQAIVLGGNVTGAYDLFGEPLSAALAGNGLDVSLEISNLKEDAALLGSARLFEATFWDAVKNDLPTL, from the coding sequence ATGAGCGAAAACACAACCAAGGGCCTGGCCATCGGCGTAGATATCGGCGGCGGCCATATTCTGAGCGCGGCCGTTGACATCGCCGGGAAAATCATCCTGGAGGACTCCCGGAGCTATGTGCACGTGAATAATAAAGGCTCCCTGGAGGAAATCATGCAGGCCTGGGCCCGGTGCATCAACCAAAGCTTGTCTGGTATCGGCCCGTCCCGGATAAACGGGATCGGCTTTGCCATGCCCGGCCCTTTTAATTACCGGACGGGCATGGCGATGTTTGAAGGAAACGACAAATATGAGGCCCTCTACGAGGTGTCGATAGCCGACGAGCTGAAGCCCTGGTTGAATCTCGGGCAGGAGGTGGAACTGCGGTTTATGAACGACGCCACCTCTTTCGCAGTAGGTTGCGCCTGGGCGGGCGAAGCCAGCAAATACGAGCGCGCTGTCGCCCTCACCCTCGGCACGGGGATGGGGTCGGCTTTTATAGAAAAAGGCATACCCATTGTCAACCGGGCGGATGTGGCGCCTCACGGGAGCCTCTGGCACCTGCCGGTCCGGGAAGGCATTGCCGACGACTACTTCTCGACCCGCTGGTTCGTCAAAAATTACAACGCGCGCTTTGGCGCGTCGGAGACAGGGGTCAAGGCCATCGCCGAGGCAGCGAGAGCAGAACCCGAAGCCCGGGCCTTGTTCGTCGAATTTGGCCGAAACCTGGGGAATTTCCTGGCGCCCTGGCTGAAAAAGTTTTCGGCCCAGGCCATCGTCCTCGGCGGCAATGTCACCGGCGCCTACGATCTTTTTGGAGAACCGCTGAGCGCCGCGCTGGCCGGAAACGGGCTGGACGTAAGCCTGGAGATTTCGAACCTGAAGGAAGATGCCGCCCTACTGGGCAGCGCCCGCCTTTTTGAAGCAACCTTCTGGGATGCAGTCAAGAATGATCTGCCAACTCTTTAA
- the uxuA gene encoding mannonate dehydratase translates to MPFIQSWRWYGPNDIVSLTDIEQAGAAGIVSALHHIPVGQAWPVEEIRKRKRMIEWDEQEGRPRNLRWVVVESVNIHESIKMGLPEREVYIDNYCETIRNLAACGLDTICYNFMPVLDWTRTDLAYRVKDGSKALRYDAVSLAAFDLYLLQRPGAEDEYDAESKAKAKACLQALASEEQLALQNNILAGLPGTLDVIGIDDFRALLKKYDGIDSAGLKENLKYFLQKTVPVAEEAGVKLCIHPDDPPYPIFGLPRVVSTEQDLAFVADAVDSPSNGITFCTGSLGPRPENDLPGIVRRLGHKFHFVHLRNVQRQEGGSFFEADHLEGSVDMLKVVEALVEEVKRRAGNGTASLPFRPDHGHQMLDDLEKQVPFPGYSAIGRLRGLAELRGLILGVAGEYSILG, encoded by the coding sequence ATGCCCTTTATACAATCCTGGCGCTGGTACGGCCCCAACGACATCGTCTCGCTAACGGACATCGAGCAGGCCGGCGCTGCCGGCATCGTCTCTGCCTTGCACCACATCCCCGTAGGGCAGGCCTGGCCGGTGGAGGAAATCCGGAAAAGGAAAAGGATGATCGAATGGGACGAGCAGGAAGGCCGGCCCCGCAACCTCCGGTGGGTGGTGGTGGAAAGCGTCAACATCCACGAGAGCATCAAAATGGGCCTGCCCGAACGAGAGGTTTATATCGACAACTATTGCGAAACCATCAGAAACCTCGCAGCCTGCGGGCTCGACACGATTTGCTACAATTTCATGCCGGTGCTCGACTGGACGCGGACGGACCTGGCTTACCGCGTGAAAGACGGCTCCAAAGCCCTGCGCTACGACGCCGTTTCCCTGGCTGCATTCGACCTATACCTCCTGCAACGGCCAGGCGCTGAGGACGAATATGACGCAGAAAGCAAAGCAAAAGCAAAAGCCTGCCTGCAAGCGCTGGCATCCGAAGAACAACTGGCTTTGCAAAACAACATCCTCGCCGGTTTGCCGGGCACCCTGGATGTTATCGGGATCGACGACTTCCGCGCGCTCCTGAAAAAGTACGATGGCATAGACAGCGCCGGGTTGAAAGAAAACCTGAAGTATTTCCTGCAAAAAACAGTGCCCGTCGCGGAGGAGGCAGGGGTGAAATTGTGCATCCACCCGGATGACCCGCCCTATCCCATCTTCGGCTTGCCAAGGGTGGTTTCCACCGAACAGGATCTGGCTTTCGTTGCCGATGCAGTAGACAGCCCCTCCAACGGCATCACTTTCTGCACCGGCTCCCTGGGCCCGAGGCCGGAAAATGACCTTCCCGGAATCGTGAGGCGCCTGGGCCATAAATTCCATTTCGTCCACCTCCGCAACGTGCAGCGGCAGGAAGGAGGCAGCTTCTTCGAAGCCGACCACCTGGAGGGCAGCGTGGATATGCTGAAAGTGGTGGAGGCTTTGGTGGAGGAAGTAAAAAGGAGGGCCGGCAATGGAACGGCCTCTTTGCCTTTCCGCCCCGACCACGGCCACCAAATGCTCGACGACCTGGAGAAGCAGGTGCCTTTCCCCGGCTATTCGGCCATCGGCAGGCTGCGCGGGCTGGCGGAATTGAGAGGGCTGATCCTGGGGGTGGCGGGGGAGTATAGTATCCTTGGCTGA
- a CDS encoding SDR family oxidoreductase yields the protein MSKNLFDLKGKVAVITGGGGVLGGSMARSLGASGVKACLIGRSRGPLEEVAESIRTAGGEALALPADVLDRGAMEKVKEKVLSAWGRIDILVNAAGGNMPGATIGPEQSIFDLKMDDFDRVTRLNLNGSVVPSLVFGQVMAEQKSGVIVNISSMAVDRAITRIAGYSASKAAIENFTRWMAVEMALKFGEGIRVNAIAPGFFIGNQNRALLTNPDGTYTERGKTIINNTPMRRFGEAEELNGALHYLCSDAARFVAGIVLPVDGGFSAFSGV from the coding sequence ATGAGTAAAAACCTATTTGATTTGAAAGGAAAAGTGGCCGTCATCACCGGCGGTGGCGGCGTGTTGGGCGGCAGCATGGCCAGGAGCCTGGGCGCTTCCGGGGTAAAGGCCTGCCTGATTGGCCGGTCCCGTGGCCCATTGGAGGAGGTGGCTGAGTCCATCCGCACCGCCGGAGGCGAAGCCCTGGCCCTGCCTGCCGATGTGTTGGATCGCGGGGCAATGGAGAAAGTTAAAGAAAAAGTACTTAGCGCATGGGGCAGGATCGACATCCTGGTCAACGCCGCCGGCGGCAACATGCCCGGCGCCACCATCGGCCCCGAACAATCCATTTTCGATCTGAAGATGGACGATTTTGACCGGGTAACCCGCCTGAACCTCAACGGCTCGGTCGTCCCCTCTCTGGTTTTTGGCCAGGTTATGGCGGAACAAAAATCCGGCGTGATCGTCAATATTTCTTCCATGGCAGTGGATAGGGCCATCACCCGCATCGCGGGATATTCGGCTTCTAAAGCGGCCATCGAGAATTTCACCCGCTGGATGGCGGTGGAAATGGCCCTCAAATTCGGCGAAGGCATCCGGGTGAATGCCATCGCTCCCGGCTTTTTTATCGGCAACCAAAACCGGGCCCTGCTGACCAACCCGGACGGCACTTATACCGAGCGCGGAAAAACAATTATTAACAATACGCCCATGAGGCGCTTCGGCGAGGCGGAGGAACTCAACGGCGCCCTGCATTACCTCTGTAGCGACGCCGCCCGCTTTGTTGCCGGCATCGTCCTGCCGGTGGATGGGGGGTTTAGTGCGTTCAGTGGCGTGTAA